Proteins encoded in a region of the Perca fluviatilis chromosome 8, GENO_Pfluv_1.0, whole genome shotgun sequence genome:
- the ccdc113 gene encoding coiled-coil domain-containing protein 113, translating into MEDELNDKDVPQEQKELLNNQLEELKCSNAALLAEIDMFERFIGRMGPQDLASHAGEDGPGAAGGASQLEGGGRGRRRRSRSNMSDRLHQLTLEQKLYVAQKEVTETQQDQEKLKQRYERIQDNYKASLKEAELRLAEIRKAKNEFERRLLKPMKDNRLEMKEPEKVLQYIEDKSKVPQLEKFNLKNRALKAHEKKLQQQLQQKKEMGKAEYEDIFQEYSEQRIDKNLDELQLNNLKVQRVLSSHKEKLQRVTLESTELSNDIANRKQMLAKIEEEIQHAEEERLKAEALNQHLRRQLTDYQAPDITEYMHVKDKHKKLQQSVHTWERKVGIAEMALKSHTKAWSAQRAPLTPAYRSEAGARSGEHQNSVKLPHIAQHRT; encoded by the exons ATGGAGGATGAGCTAAACGACAAAGATGTCCCACAAGAACAGAAAGAACTCCTCAACAACCAACTCGAAGAACTAaa ATGTTCCAATGCAGCCCTCCTGGCAGAGATCGACATGTTCGAACGGTTCATCGGCCGCATGGGCCCCCAGGACCTGGCGTCCCATGCTGGGGAAGATGGTCCAGGGGCAGCAGGGGGAGCCTCCCAGCTGGAGGGCGGG GGTCGTGGACGGAGGCGGAGGTCCCGGTCCAACATGTCAGATCGCCTCCATCAGCTGACTTTGGAGCAAAAACTGTATGTGGCACAGAAGGAAGTAACAGAGACACAACAGGACCAGGAGAAACTCAAACAGAGATATGAGAGAATTCAGGACAACTACAAG GCCTCTCTGAAAGAAGCAGAATTGCGTCTTGCAGAAATCAGGAAGGCTAAGAACGAGTTTGAACGCAGACTGCTCAAACCTATGAAGGACAACAGGTTGGAAATGAAGGAGCCTGAGAAGGTGCTCCAGTACATCGAAGACAAGtcaaag GTCCCCCAGTTGGAGAAGTTTAATCTGAAGAACCGGGCACTGAAAGCCCACGAGAAGAAGCTCCAGCAGCAGCttcaacagaaaaaagagatgGGAAAAGCCGAGTACGAG GACATTTTCCAGGAGTACAGCGAGCAGAGAATTGACAAAAACCTGGACGAACTTCAACTCAACAATTTGAAAGTACAACGTGTCCTCAGTTCACACAAG GAGAAGCTGCAGCGAGTGACATTGGAGTCCACAGAGCTGAGCAATGACATCGCCAACAGGAAGCAGATGCTGGCAAAAATTGAGGAGGAGATACAGCATGCTGAAGAG GAGCGTTTGAAGGCGGAGGCTCTCAACCAACACCTGCGGCGCCAGCTGACAGATTATCAGGCTCCTGATATCACCGAGTACATGCACGTCAAGGACAAACACAAGAAGCTGCAGCAGAGCGTTCACACTTGGGAGAGGAAGGTTGGGATCGCTGAG ATGGCCTTGAAGAGCCACACCAAAGCCTGGAGCGCACAGAGAGCCCCTCTCACTCCTGCATACAGATCTGAGGCTGGAGCTAGATCAGGAGAGCACCAAAACTCAGTGAAGCTCCCACACATAGCACAACACCGCACATAA